The sequence below is a genomic window from Tenacibaculum tangerinum.
AATCTACCACCGCTTCATTTTCTGTTTTAAAAATTTCTTTGTACGATCCTTCCCATGCTTTTACTCCATTTTTAAGAAAAACAATCTTGTCTCCTATCTCCATTACAGAATTCATATCGTGGGTATTGATTACGGTAGTTATTTGATACTCGTCTGTAATTTCTTGTATCAGGTTGTCGATAACAATCGCTGTTTGTGGGTCTAATCCTGAGTTTGGCTCATCACAAAACAAATATTTAGGTCTCATTACAATAGCACGAGCAATGGCCACCCTTTTTTGCATTCCTCCAGATAATTCAGCCGGAAATTTCTTATTTGCATTTTCTAAATTCACTCGTTGTAAAACAAAATTTACTCTATCGAGCATTTCACTTTCTGGTTGCTTGGTAAACATTTTTAGCGGAAACATTACATTTTCTTCTACCGTTTGAGAGTCAAACAATGCACTGCCTTGAAATACCATACCCAATTCTTGTCGAAATTGACGTTTGTCTTCTAAAGTCATATCAACATTGGCAAGACCATTGTAAATAATCGTTCCTTTTTCAGGGGTATGCAAACCAATCAACGACTTTAAAAATACTGTTTTACCAGAACCACTTTGTCCGATAATTAAACTTGTTTCTCCTGGTTTAAACGACGTTGTAATTCCTTTTAAAATCTCAACACCATTAAAACCTTTGTGCAAATTGTGTACTTCTATCATTAGGTTAATAACATTTGAGTTAAGAAATAATTGGCGATTACAATGAGTACGGTGGTCCAGACTACCGATTGTGTACTTGCTTTCCCTACTTCTAACGAACCTCCCTTTACATAGTATCCGTGATACGAAGGTACTGTGGCTATTAAAAAAGCAAAAACTACCGTTTTTATCAACGCATAGGTAATTAAAAACGGATCAAAATCGAGCTGCACTCCTGCAATATAATCTACACCCGAAAATAAACCCGATAACACTCCTGCTATCCATCCGCCAAAAATTCCTAAAAACATTCCTAAAATAATTAAAAAAGGATAAAAGAAAACCGTCGCTATTATTTTAGGCAATACCAAATAGTTTAAAGAGTTAATTCCCATAACTTCTAAAGCATCTATTTGTTCGGTAACACGCATGGTTCCTATACTTGAGGTAATATACGACCCTACTTTTCCTGCTAAAATAATAGAACAAAAAGTAGGCGCAAACTCCAAAATTACCGATCGCTTTGCAGCAAAACCAATGAGGGATCTTGGAATAAATGGACTATCTAAATTCAATGCAGTTTGTAAAGCGATTACCCCTCCTATAAAAAATGAGATAAAAGCTATGATTCCTATCGACTTATGCCCTAATTCATCTATTTCTCTAAACAAAGCCTCGCGAAATACCCGTGCCCTTTGAGGTTTCGTAAAAACCTGTTTTAGCATGGCGACGTATTTACCTATATGCTCAATGTAATTCATTAAACGAAATCTATTTTCTTTTTTGCTAAAGTATTAAAAAACCATTAACTCATCGCCTTATTTACAAGTTTTAGCTCGCTTTTTATGTACCTTTGATTTTTAATTGTGAAAAAATAAAATGAAAAAAATAGCTTTTTTGGCACTTGTACTATGTTTCACAAGCTGCACTTTGAACAAAAAAACAACTACTCACAAACCAAAACTCGTCGTTGGTATTGTTATCGACCAAATGCGTTACGATTACCTAACTCGTTTTGCTGATCGGTATGGAAATGATGGTTTTAAACGTTTACTTAGAGAAGGATACTCTTTAGAAAATGCACACTTTAATTATATTCCTACCTATACTGCTGTAGGACATGCTTCAATATATACTGGAACCACTCCTACTAACCACGGAATTATTGGTAATTATTGGTATGATAAGTATGCTAAAAAAAGTATTTATTGTGTTGATGATGATCACTACAATACTGTTGGTAATGACAGTAAAGGCGGTAAAAAATCGCCTTACAGAATGCATACCACCACCATAACCGATCAATTAAAACTAGCCCAGAACATGAACGGTAAAACCATAGGTATTGCCATTAAAGATCGTTCTGCTATTTTACCTGCTGGTCATACTGCCAATGCTGCTTACTGGTTTGATGGTGGCGATAAAGGGCAGTGGATTTCTTCTTCTTTTTATTTAAAAGAGTTACCAACTTGGGTACAAGAGTTTAATGCTTCTGGAAAAGCTGATGAGTATTTGAGTGCGCCATGGGAAACGTTGTATGATATAAGTACGTATACTCAAAGTATTGAAGATGACAACAATTTTGAGGAGACTTTTAAGGGCGAAGAAAAGCCTGTGTTTCCTCATGACATTCCAAAACTTAGAAAAAGCAATAATAATTACAGTATTATAAAAGGTATTCCTGCAGGTAATTCTATTACGACCGATTTTGCAAAAGCAGCGATTATCGGTGAAAACTTGGGTGCGTCAGAATATACCGATTTTCTGGCGGTTAGTTATTCTTCTACAGATTATGTAGGACATCAATTTGGAGTAGCTTCTAAAGAAATTGAAGATACGTATTTACGCTTGGATCAAGATTTAGCTGAGTTATTCAAATTTTTAGACGCACAAGTTGGAAAAGACAAGTACACCTTGTTCTTAACTGCCGATCATGCTGCGGTACAAGTTCCTTCGTACTTAGCATCTTTAAAAATTCCTGCGGGGTATGTAAAGCCTATTGCCTTTCAAAATTTTTTAAATGAAATTACCGTAAAGCATTTTAAATCGGATGAAATCATTGAAAATATTTCTAATTTCCAAGTTTTTTTGAACAAGGAAAAAATCAGAGAACTGAAGTTAGATTATGAAACGGTGGCTCAAACCATTGCTGATGAAGTGATATATCACAACAAAATTTACAAAGCAGTAACTGCGAGAACGATGCAAACGACTACATTTACCGATGGCATTTTACACGTGTTACAAAACGGATACAATCAAAAGTTTTCGGGTGATGTAATTTTAGTTCCGAATCCGTCAACAATTGCTAGTAGTTCAAAAAAAGGTACCACTCACGGTTCTGGATATTCTTACGACACACATATTCCTGTAATTTTCTACGGAAACGGAATTAAACAAGGGGTTTCTAAAAAGAAATACGAAATTATAGATATAGCGCCCACGCTCTCTAATTTGTTACAAATAGAATTCCCAAATGGGTGCTCTGGAAAAATTATTGAAGAAGTGCTTGAATAAAGAACGGATAAAGATAGACCATAGACTAAAGAGAAGAGAAACTAGAAAAAAGACAAAAAATCCATTTTGATTCTATCAAAATGGATTTTTATTTAATTAATTCATTTCCAAATCACAAATGAATACATTGATTAATTAGGATTATTTAATATGATAAGTGCTGCAATTACCCCTGGTACCCAACCACAAAGTGTTAGCAAAAACACAATTACAATAGATCCACACCCCTTACCTATGACTGCCAATGGTGGAAAAAAAATTGCTAATAAAACTCTTAATAAACTCATAGTCTTTTTTTAATTAATATTCTGTACTCATAAGACGAGTGTACAGCAATCTTGTTACACATGCATGGAACACTTCATTGATATGAACTCGATGTAGCTTTTTTATTTGGCAAAAGGATTTAAAATTTATTTTCTCAAAAATAACCTAGTCAAACTACGCACTTTAAATTGTCTGTAATTTATATATACCAACACCTAAACAGCAAAATTGCACGCTACTATATATACAAATTACGGACTAAAAAACAATATAACTAAATGATTATCAGCGATATTTTTTTTAAAAAATCTATAAAACTTTTTTGCAGAGACCCGAAAATGTCTATATATTTAGGTGTTGGCAATAATTTAGAACATCCATCATGAGAAAACAATTTCTGATTTTAATTTTATTATTTTACATTCCAATCGTTGGTCAAAATATTAAAAATGATAGTTTGCAAGACCAAAACAATATTTTAGAATTAGAAAAGAAAGTTCTTATTCTTGAAACTAAACTTGAAACTGTTGATTCAACTAATACTAAAATTTTGAATACAGTTTACTGGACATTAGGAGGATTAATGTCTGTTTTTATTGCTATAATAGGTTTAAACTTCTTTCAAAACTTCAATCTGAATAGGAAAAAAATTGATTCTATAAAATGGGAATTAAATAATGAACTTTTTAAAGCGATAAATACTATGACTGACAGCATTCTAAAAACAAATAAGGAACTTAAAAAAGAACTGAAGGAGGATATTGATTCTGGAATCAAAACTTCATTCCAATCTTTCGACTATGAAATAAATAGACTTAAAGATAACTATAAAGAGGTTTATAGGAGCGAGTTAATTAGAAAAGCATTTGAGCATAAAGAAAAGAATCAAATGGGTTATATACTTAACCTAATTGAGCTATTAAAATTAGATATTGAAAAAGGACATGATTTTAGAATTCACGAATCATTGCAATTAATAACCGATTGTTTGGACAGTGGATTTAAAGGAAATTCTGATAGTATAACTCGATTAAACGCTACATTAAAAAAATTGCCCGAAGAGTATGATTTACAGAAAAAAAATATCGAATCGAAAATGACATTATAAAAAACTATTGTCAACACCGGTAGCTGATGGGCAACCCCCAAATTTCAAAAAACGGATTTCCTTTTAAAGCTACCTAAGGGCTTTATTTAGAACGAAGCCAAAATTTTTAACTCCTTATTTTGCTTTTTTTCTGAGCTTAAAACGAAATTTATTAAGTGATATCGTACGTTTTTTAACCAAAACACAAAAGCAACCACTTTGGCCTCAGTTTTAGTAGGTTTACCCAAGAACTTTAATAGTTTTTAATGTTGATAGCTGCATGCACTTATTAGCTTGTTTGATACCTATGATGATGAGCTGCGAAAAAGCACTGTGGTGTTTATTGAAAACACTCAAGAAAACGAATGGATTTACAACCGATTGGCTGGTTTGGCGATTCAATGCAACAACGAACGGTATGGATTTGATTTATTGGGTTTTCACAACAATTTGCAATTGGCTAGCTATGCGGAAGGAGATTTCTTTGACTGGCATTTGGATTTCGGAGCGGGAGAAATTTCTGACAGAAAACTCAGCATTTCCATGCAGTTATCGGATTCTGATAACTATGAAGGTGGCGACTTATAGTTTATGATGAATCAAAAAATTGTAACTGCTCCTAGAGAAAAGGGAACCATTATTGTTTTTCCGTCATTTATAATGCACCGTGTGACGCCCATCACCAAAGAGATTCACAAATCTATGGTGGATTGGGTTGCGGGGCCTCCGTATAGGTAGGAATTAGTTCTTAGTCCTTAATGCTTAGTTATTAGTTCTTGGGAGTTAGCGACTTATTTTTATAAGATGCTCCTACAGTGTTAAGGCAGTTAGCTTTGATATAAAGGTGTGTGCCGTAGTATCTGCGGAGCACGCCGTGATAGCAGCGACACGTGCCGTGGTGTCTGCGGAGCATGCCGTACTATCAGCGACCCAAACAGTGATATAAAGAACGTTACTGCTCTAAAAAGCAACTTTTATAACCTAAATAGGGGAGCTTATGGGATTCCGTAAGATTGTGTGGGTTCAATGTTTTAGATTCGCAAGAATTGTAAGAACAACTCGATTTTTATAATTAATTAACAAATAGCAATAACTCGTTAACAACTTTACTTTTCATAAAGCATTGGTTTTGATATATTTGATAGCGTTTAATCATTGTTAAATTTTAGTTTACCCTATGTTTTTATCGGGATAACAAAACTAAAGTTTGGTATAAAACGAGTTAGCATCAATTAAAACCGATTTATGGCAATCACCAAAAAATTTGATAATTACACAATTGCCGAAGTAATAAAAGCCTACTTATTAGACGGACAGAGTCACAGGAAAATCCAAAGAGAAATTCTCGATTTGCCTGCACCAGCAAGAGGTGGCGGATTTGTAGCTATGGAATTGTTACATCATTATAATATACGTGGCGACAAGAAAGGACTTTTGAATAAAAAAACGATTTCTGAATTAAATACCACTGATGATTTAAGGTTTAAAAAAGCATTAGAAATCATTGCCGAATTGAATTTTGTTGAAGAAGAAGCTGAGGAATATTTTGTAAGAAATCAAGAAATAAACAAAAACAATAACCCGACTGAATCTAAAAGTGAAATAAAAGTTAGAGCTTATCAAAACAAGCTTAGGGAAATTGTTTTAGATAATTACAATTCAACTTGTGCTATCTGTGAAATAAATAAAACTGACTTACTCGTCTGCAGCCATATTAAACCCTGGTTTGTTGACAAAGAAGAAAGATTGAACCCCAAAAACACTATTTGCTTTTGTGTCCTTCACGATAAAATGTTTGACAAAGGATATTTTTCCTTGGACTCTAATTTCAAAATAATCTTTGGAGAAAAAGCAGATAATCAAATAAAGGAATTGTTAAAAACAAGTAAATTTAAAAGACCAAAAATAAATGAACCAAATGAAGTATTCTTAAAATACCATTTTGAAGAAATTTGTAGATAACTATTCAATATTATAAAATATGGACGAAATAAATTGGATTGAATTAATTATTAAGGTTACGCTATTCTTAATAGCATCATACTTTATTTTTTATAGGTCTTGGTTAAAGTCTCTCGGTAATGAAGTTGCAAAATTATCAACTCGAAAACAACTTACGGAATTGGAAGAAACAGTAAAAAAAGATTTTAATGAAAAACTTGAATCATATAAAAGTAAATTAAATGAAGAATTAGCATTAAAAATCGAACCTATAAAATCCGATTTAGCAAAAAGCAATATCACTCATCAAATACAATTTGGTGTTCTACATCAAGAAAGAGCAAAAATCACGATTGAATTATATAAAAAATTACAGGAAGTCCATTCAGCAATGGTTATTTGGACTGCTTTTATGCATCCAATAATTGAAAATGCAGAGAAAGAAGCATTAGAACGGACGGACAGAGTTAATAAAGCTATGGACGATTTTAGAAACTTCTATATTGTAAATAAAATCTATTTCAGCCTAAGTTTCTGTAAGGTTATAGATAGTGTATTTCAAGAATATTGGGATAAGGCTTGGAATTATAATTATAAACAGCAAAGAATTCAAAGTGGACAGTTGCCAAAAGAATTTTACAAGGAATATTCGGAAGAAATGTCCAAAATATCAAAAGAAATTAGAGAGCAGCTTCCAAAAAAAATTGAAGAAATCGAAGCTATGCTGAGAAAAATTTTAAATGTAGAAGATTAAAATAACTGTGCACAACAATGGTAGCTGATGCACAACCCCTAAATTTCAAAAAATGGAATTCATTTTAAAGCTATGTAAGGGTTGTATTTAGAACGAAGCCAAAATTTTTAACTCCTTATTTTGCTTTTTTTCTGAGCTTAAAACGAAATTTATTAAGTGATATCGTACATTTTTTAACCAAAACACACA
It includes:
- a CDS encoding ABC transporter ATP-binding protein, whose translation is MIEVHNLHKGFNGVEILKGITTSFKPGETSLIIGQSGSGKTVFLKSLIGLHTPEKGTIIYNGLANVDMTLEDKRQFRQELGMVFQGSALFDSQTVEENVMFPLKMFTKQPESEMLDRVNFVLQRVNLENANKKFPAELSGGMQKRVAIARAIVMRPKYLFCDEPNSGLDPQTAIVIDNLIQEITDEYQITTVINTHDMNSVMEIGDKIVFLKNGVKAWEGSYKEIFKTENEAVVDFVYSSNLFKKVRTAYLNDF
- a CDS encoding MlaE family ABC transporter permease, producing MNYIEHIGKYVAMLKQVFTKPQRARVFREALFREIDELGHKSIGIIAFISFFIGGVIALQTALNLDSPFIPRSLIGFAAKRSVILEFAPTFCSIILAGKVGSYITSSIGTMRVTEQIDALEVMGINSLNYLVLPKIIATVFFYPFLIILGMFLGIFGGWIAGVLSGLFSGVDYIAGVQLDFDPFLITYALIKTVVFAFLIATVPSYHGYYVKGGSLEVGKASTQSVVWTTVLIVIANYFLTQMLLT
- the pafA gene encoding alkaline phosphatase PafA, which gives rise to MKKIAFLALVLCFTSCTLNKKTTTHKPKLVVGIVIDQMRYDYLTRFADRYGNDGFKRLLREGYSLENAHFNYIPTYTAVGHASIYTGTTPTNHGIIGNYWYDKYAKKSIYCVDDDHYNTVGNDSKGGKKSPYRMHTTTITDQLKLAQNMNGKTIGIAIKDRSAILPAGHTANAAYWFDGGDKGQWISSSFYLKELPTWVQEFNASGKADEYLSAPWETLYDISTYTQSIEDDNNFEETFKGEEKPVFPHDIPKLRKSNNNYSIIKGIPAGNSITTDFAKAAIIGENLGASEYTDFLAVSYSSTDYVGHQFGVASKEIEDTYLRLDQDLAELFKFLDAQVGKDKYTLFLTADHAAVQVPSYLASLKIPAGYVKPIAFQNFLNEITVKHFKSDEIIENISNFQVFLNKEKIRELKLDYETVAQTIADEVIYHNKIYKAVTARTMQTTTFTDGILHVLQNGYNQKFSGDVILVPNPSTIASSSKKGTTHGSGYSYDTHIPVIFYGNGIKQGVSKKKYEIIDIAPTLSNLLQIEFPNGCSGKIIEEVLE
- a CDS encoding YqaE/Pmp3 family membrane protein, with the translated sequence MSLLRVLLAIFFPPLAVIGKGCGSIVIVFLLTLCGWVPGVIAALIILNNPN
- a CDS encoding 2OG-Fe(II) oxygenase — its product is MFDTYDDELRKSTVVFIENTQENEWIYNRLAGLAIQCNNERYGFDLLGFHNNLQLASYAEGDFFDWHLDFGAGEISDRKLSISMQLSDSDNYEGGDL
- a CDS encoding HNH endonuclease, producing the protein MAITKKFDNYTIAEVIKAYLLDGQSHRKIQREILDLPAPARGGGFVAMELLHHYNIRGDKKGLLNKKTISELNTTDDLRFKKALEIIAELNFVEEEAEEYFVRNQEINKNNNPTESKSEIKVRAYQNKLREIVLDNYNSTCAICEINKTDLLVCSHIKPWFVDKEERLNPKNTICFCVLHDKMFDKGYFSLDSNFKIIFGEKADNQIKELLKTSKFKRPKINEPNEVFLKYHFEEICR